From one Lolium rigidum isolate FL_2022 chromosome 4, APGP_CSIRO_Lrig_0.1, whole genome shotgun sequence genomic stretch:
- the LOC124705324 gene encoding thiol protease SEN102-like isoform X2 encodes MASMASKLARAAFATRASPSAVGATAGAGRPAAAISDSPTDAIRISPVGPNYRKIYPSPPVDENVFKSKEAMWAFYEYWCKFHGISRDRREMVRRFKSFSNTARRVYEFNTSSSYGGLAMNQLADATNEERKLLRGYRPAKK; translated from the exons ATGGCTTCCATGGCGTCCAAGCTCGCGCGGGCAGCCTTCGCAACCCGCGCCTCTCCCTCAGCCGTCGGAGCTACTGCTGGTGCCGGTCGCCCTGCAGCCGCCATCAGTGACTCCCCTACAGACGCCATCCGTATCTCCCCTGTAG GCCCCAATTACAGGAAAATATATCCCAGTCCACCTGTTGATGAGAATGTGTTCAAGTCCAAGGAAGCCATGTGGGCCTTCTATGAGTATTGGTGCAAGTTTCATGGCATATCGCGTGACCGTCGTGAGATGGTCCGTCGGTTCAAGTCATTTAGTAATACCGCAAGGCGTGTGTACGAGTTCAACACTTCTTCCTCCTATGGCGGGTTGGCAATGAACCAACTAGCAGATGCGACCAATGAGGAAAGGAAACTTCTAAGAGGATATAGGCCTGCAAAAAAATGA
- the LOC124705324 gene encoding thiol protease SEN102-like isoform X1 — MASMASKLARAAFATRASPSAVGATAGAGRPAAAISDSPTDAIRISPVEGPNYRKIYPSPPVDENVFKSKEAMWAFYEYWCKFHGISRDRREMVRRFKSFSNTARRVYEFNTSSSYGGLAMNQLADATNEERKLLRGYRPAKK, encoded by the exons ATGGCTTCCATGGCGTCCAAGCTCGCGCGGGCAGCCTTCGCAACCCGCGCCTCTCCCTCAGCCGTCGGAGCTACTGCTGGTGCCGGTCGCCCTGCAGCCGCCATCAGTGACTCCCCTACAGACGCCATCCGTATCTCCCCTGTAG AAGGCCCCAATTACAGGAAAATATATCCCAGTCCACCTGTTGATGAGAATGTGTTCAAGTCCAAGGAAGCCATGTGGGCCTTCTATGAGTATTGGTGCAAGTTTCATGGCATATCGCGTGACCGTCGTGAGATGGTCCGTCGGTTCAAGTCATTTAGTAATACCGCAAGGCGTGTGTACGAGTTCAACACTTCTTCCTCCTATGGCGGGTTGGCAATGAACCAACTAGCAGATGCGACCAATGAGGAAAGGAAACTTCTAAGAGGATATAGGCCTGCAAAAAAATGA